The genomic window GACAAATAAAATCGGAAACAAATTAAACGGCAGTAcaattttcactttattttgtAGTCTACCAATTAGTAATGTAAAATGGTAACATTACACTGAATAACAACGTAATGAATTGCCAAATCAAAGTGAATAGTCTCAAAAGTTGCATATCCACGAGCAAGTCTAAATTTTCCAGTACCACCAACAATTGCCACTTCTCTTACTCTTTCAAATTGAGGACTAGCACCTTGAATTTCCAAAGTGCTACCTTTATATTCATTATTGGTGAAAATAATCGATATTAACACATGAGAAATTTTGCCATCCAATGCAGACGTAACATATATGCCCTGAGCTCTAGCGATTTCGGCGGAGTTTTTATCGAAGGCTTGTGTTATTGGATCATCAGTAACGAAAACAGaaccaaatttggcaaaacttAGAAGACCATGATCTTGATGGCCTGTTATTTGTAGCACAGTAGCATTTGGACCACCAGACCAATCTTGAAAATATAGTGTCATGTTTGTTTCTTTAAGTTGGTCATGTAATATGGCCTTTGAGGTTATGAAAATTgttagaagaaaaatgaaggatAGCTTGATTGAATTTGTTGCCATGGGGTGTGTCACTTTTGATTCTTGTGTTATTTTGTGCTTTGATTTTGGTAAAATTGAGTTGGTATTTATTAAGCAACTTGGGGGTTGGATGGGTGCGGGGGGGGCGGCTAATTGTTTCAAGAACAACAAATTTGGTGTATTTTATGTTCCATCGGTTTCAACTTATGTGaatctatatatttatttttttagtttattcaaaatgaaataaataagataatttAAAGTATTCATTTTACCTTACTGAAAAGCTTTTATAGTAGTACAAATattatgacatatttaagatcagaaatttcaaatatttttattttttgggaaaatgcataagtacccctaaacctatgcccaaaattcctgagacacacctaacatttactaaggtcctattatcccccgaacttattttatatataattttttacctCTTTTCGGCCTAcatggcactatcttgtgggcccagcgcgtgttgataattttttaaggatagtgccacgtaggcggaaaaggggtagaaaattaattaaaaaataagttcggggggttgggggtaataggaccttagtaaataGATGTGTCTCagagattttgggcataggctgaggatacttatgcattttcccttatttttttcataaattcgATGTTCGGTCAAATAAATTGACAGAAATTGAAATGAACGGAATGTTTTATTCAAACTTTGAAAATGTTGTTTGAGAATATGATCGTTTCTAAGAATCTTATAATTTAAAGATTATTGTGTCAAACATCTCACTGATTATAACTAAGAAAAGCAATTAGTGACAAATATAGAATGGTATAGGTTCGATactctcttttgttttttagtGGGAATTCTTATTTTAGATACAATTTAGAAAGCTAGTTATTCTccctttctttttcacaaatatataccccccccccccctttaggTTTTAGTAATTTATGTTTTGGTCcaataatttaattgaatggTACCACTTTAAAAAATGCATTTAAATTGTTAGGTGTAAACCTACTACaattgattataatttatagtaattCCTGTACTCATAATTGAACACAAAGGCACAGAAAGATGTGGGAATAGTTTAGATGGTACATTACAGTTGTTCAGAATAAATGGCTTTGATTTTGGAAGATTGGCCCTTGTAATTACGTCATTTCCTTTGATGTTGACATGTTTCACTTGAGCATAGtattcattaaaaataacatcTCTCTGAGTTTTACAAAGGAAtagaatattaattaaacaacAGTCAGACTATAGTGAATATGCATGATAAGTTACACTAAATTGTCTATCTTTAAAGAAACTCATTTTGGTAATCAATTTCGGGTAAGAAAACTGTTAGTATAAGATAGAGAAAATGATCTAACCCCTACCCCCTCCTCAAATCTCTATCAGAAATTCCAACTACACACTTCAATTTTACGGGTGTCTTATCACCCCcgaatattttatttgtctatttacTACACACTTGAGTGCTGCCCAGTCCACATAAACGTGTTTGCACGCGCGGGTCCCTACCCACTTCAACCCccaattcttattttttctccatttctctCCTAAAAACGTAAGAAACCCCAAAGAGAAGCTTTTCAACTCCTTTTCTCCATTTGAATCGAAGCATTTCTGGTGATGATCGAAGCATTTTTGTGTGTATTCATCCATACAAAGCTTATTCAAGTTTTCAATTGCCATTTTTAACGAATTTcgagaaaattcaaaattcaaattagagaCCCTAAATAAGAAATTGGAGCAGATTACAAATCCTAACTTCAAGATTTAAAGTAGAAATAAACATTAACAATTAAAATCTAccttaaattgaaagaaaaacgtgaaatttttaaaaaaggaacaagggtTAATGGTGGGGAAGAAGGAAAAATGGTTTATTTAACTTAGGGAAGATGACCATTGGAGAAGTACactttttttggtcaaaatttaaGGCTATTGCCTCTTCTCATGCGCCTAGAGAAGGTGTTCTCACCTCCTATGACAGGTCAGCACTCAAATGTGTAgtaaatagacaaataaaatattcagaGGGAGTGATAAAATACCCGTAAAGTTAAAGTATGTAGTTAAAATTTCAGATATAGGTTAGAGGGgctttagaccattttctctatAAGATAAGATGATATTAATCAGttatataaaatatgaatttgactATATCTTGGTAGCATATCTAAAATAGTCATattcaattaatatatttatttattttattaattcaattaataaagaataacgtgagagaaaataataataatacggAACTACTAACATAAGATAATCATAGGGGAATTTTTCACAAATAGCcactataataaatttaattatgtttcatagctatagtttgcctATTTATGGGTTGTAGCTACAATTTAAACTGCCTCATTTGTATAATAcgcatatttgtataattcgcgggtTTGTATAATGTTTGCCTATTTACGGGTTGTAGCTACAATTTAAACTGCCTCATTTGTATAATACGTAGATCTGTATAATTCGCGGGTTTGTATAATGCATAggtgagtttgtataattcgcgggtacgtttgtataattgagttgtttttgtataaactcaaaatgacgaatttatacaaacacaaacatctaaactttaaacagttatacaaattatattatacacaTTCTGAATTCTACAAATGTGCAAAATATTCAAATTCGAAACTCCATCCCACGTAATTATCACGAAATATTGGTTGCGAGCGGCTTGtaattaactaaaactataactatgatgactaattaattagtatataattgttgacacccacttttgaccctccacaatataaattaatcatttcaagcttctccaatttcaaacgatttaaaataattagttttataaagtttccaaaaaataataatatagtttgcaagattTTTTTGTAATAGTTTTGTCACCTTTCATAAATTTTAGATGATGTacatgttttacataattatgtatataattagtatattttatgattattcgaaaatcgtcaaaaaataataattattattatattttaaatattagggatggttatagttttgagttaataaattttatgaaattcaaaatactttcaagtaatttttttaaagtaattttatcacgttttaataataagtatgtatatttttgcaatcacgctattttataaatatttgaaaattatcacaaaagattttacattttagttaaatattttattaatttgctTTAAGTTATAGCTAaaatttcgagttaattagtttggtatttgaattaattagtttataattaaattcattattttttttatttcgttgagattaagaagctcattgattaatttatattaactcatcttgtttaaattttaatcaaattcaCCGATTAAATTCAATTGGCTATAATTTTAATCAAATGAGTTAAATTGTCAATTCAAATTTAACCTCCCCCTTACTTCACACTAAGCCATTTGTGATAAACTGACCTGGGCCCTATTTGTAAATTCTGGCGGCCCATTTTGTCCAATTCTTATTTCCATTccaaaatcagcccatttcccTTTTTATTCCTCAAACCCATTTCTCCACAATATTCCCAGCCCACCCATACATGCCACAATACAATAATACACTCCCAAACAACAAATACATACATAACAATACAAAAAGACCTTCCAGCCGCCTCAACCCACTCCAAAACAGTACCCAGCCCCTgttactcttcttcttcacgtGAGCACCGGCAAGCAACGTTCAAATCCCAACAAATCCGGAAGTCTCGTCCAACTACCCTGCAGCGCCCATACTCACCCCATCCTTTCTACTGTTTCCGGAAAAAGAGggatttgaaattgaaatttttaatcCGTTTCCCCTTTAATGGAATTCATTTTTCTCCTatataaaatccatctttgttTTCGGTTTAGAAGGGGGAGATTTTTGAGTTTAGTTCTGAGACAATAGTCACTCACACGCTTGAAAATTTCGTATCTAACTTCCTGAATCTAAGCTACGAGAGGATCGACGCttggattttttttagtttgccGTCCTATTCGAAGTTCGTGGTAAAGGAATCGTTGCTCTCAAGCTTGTTGTCGTCCAGTCGCTGCTTCGAGAGAggtaaaaattatttctaaatctCACTTTGGATTCAATTAATGattatttaattagaaaatttaGATTTGTTTCAGCAGTATCTTTGTTGGTTACATTGTTGTGTATGTATGATTACAACTCATTAAATTTTAATAGGATTAATTGAATTTATTTGCTAAGTGTTGTTTCGGTTTAAGCTCTGTCACACTTTCCCTATTTATGTAGCGCATCATTATCTTCTGCCCTTCTCACTTTACATCCTTACCTTGTTCATCAGCATCATATCGATATTTGAGTATAATCATAGCTTGAAGTGTTGTCCGTGATGTTATGTTAGTAGCTCAAATTAGTCTTGTTTTAATTTGGGTCATAGGTTCACTGCTAAATCACCTCTAAGTgtctgtttcttttttttttttttgaaactattTAAGGTCTCGAAATGGGCTGCCTCAGTTTGTTACTTACTAGTTAAAATCCGGAAATCTTATTCAACATTGTAGTTGTTCCTCCTTTAAATAACCATTTTTTACGTTAATACACTTCTTTGAAATCTGTGGTTTATTATAGTATCGTGTGAATATAATTTCATGTTTGCTTGCGTTAAACAACGCGTTCTTAGCATAATCTCTCCATGCATCCTTTGATCTCATGTGATCTTCTATCGGTTCGAATTCGTcatgtttatggttttttttttaataataaaaaatcagcttactatatttttcttttagtttataAAATCTTCATGATAATTTGGTTTAACTATTGTTCGATGTATGGCAGACTGCCTCATTAGCAGGCCCTTTGTACTTCAAGTTGTTATTGAATGATAATTACTTGTTCAAAATGAGATGATCTAATCCTATAATGCCCATGCTAATTTCCTTACAGCTTTCATTGTCATATCTATGTATGTCTCTATGTCTAGAACTTTAATAGTTTGGTGTTaagtttttttctctatttttttttgcttttgtttcattttctccttgttTAGCCTGCTTGTCATTGTTAAAGTTTTAGGTGTCTATATATAGCTAGTTCATTTTTGTCTTCTCAAGTTGTATGTCATTTAGAATAATGACTTTGGTGACCCTTTGAGTCTTGAAATACTTAAGTTATTCTCATTTCACTTCAAATCAtgtctcattttttattttattttattttagtttgtttattatttcaaatactaATTTTGTTCTCTCTTTCGTTTCTTATATGAAACCCCTTTCGAGTTCATGGTGGAATTATCTTCCTCGTATTTTCAAGTTGAGCCATAAAGGCTTGATTTTTTGCTTTCCCTCCTTCTCGAGTCAGCCCCTACGTATTCAAAAGCTATTACAGGTCCTGGAGACCCAATATACTGCTGGAAATTAGATTATAATGTTCAAAAGCCCAAGAAATGGGCAGTATGCACGTCATACACAGTattatacactgatatacaggTTTGGAGCAGCAAAtatgtgaaaaaaaatgaaaatgaggGTTGGAGGCGTCAAATTGGGTTGTATACAGTTAGTATACAATTCGGTATACAGGAAAAGGGCAAAAACACAGCCCATATGCAATGATATACGATCAGTGTATACACTGATTTTTGAACGCGGAAATGGGCTAAAGCCCATCCTTGTGCACAGCAGGTGGCCAACAGCAGAGTCAACTCAATGGGTCAAAGCCCATTTTTGGCAAATAATAGATTTAGGACAggttgggcctttggcccaaattGGATTATCTTCCtttatcattcatttatttACATTAACTCtctaactttttatttgttttgatctaatttaattaaattccccaaaagatgaaccaTATTCCttatgttagtttattttaatgtaattaatttttatcaacTCTTACACTTATTTAAATACTTTTAGTCAAAACTTTCCACTTATCTTTAAttagattaaaataatttcttggtTTATCTACTAAGTCGGCTCGAATTGTTATTTCTAAAAAGTgatgtaaataaattttaactaatctaattttgttaaaatcCTAATTGACCGAGTTGTTTCAATTAAGGtcctattttcttaaaaaattaaaaaattattctttatttaactATGTTTATCAAAGTTAATCGAATAtcgtaaaaatatatatattttgtgttaaattattttcctaaatatttttgaagatgcGTTCTTTAAGggtttttcttcatttaaatcatcaatttttatttcaaaattgttctaagttaaggattttttttat from Solanum stenotomum isolate F172 unplaced genomic scaffold, ASM1918654v1 scaffold15612, whole genome shotgun sequence includes these protein-coding regions:
- the LOC125850238 gene encoding dirigent protein 22-like encodes the protein MATNSIKLSFIFLLTIFITSKAILHDQLKETNMTLYFQDWSGGPNATVLQITGHQDHGLLSFAKFGSVFVTDDPITQAFDKNSAEIARAQGIYVTSALDGKISHVLISIIFTNNEYKGSTLEIQGASPQFERVREVAIVGGTGKFRLARGYATFETIHFDLAIHYVVIQCNVTILHY